Part of the Flavobacterium okayamense genome, TTATTCCTGGAAGCCAAGCTTTTAAAACCAAAAAAATTGAAACACAAGATAAACTTTTAAAAATAATTAATAATAAAAATGAAATTTGGGCAAACTGCTCTAATATAAATCAAATTTTAACTCTATTAAATTCTAAAAATACAAATCAACTTGAATTTCATTTTAAAAAAAATGATGGAACAATATATAAAGAAATATTATCAAAAACGAATCTAAAATCCATTGAAAACAAATGTTATAGTTTAATTATTGATAATAATGGTATTAATTATGGATATATAAATATTCCAAGTTTTTATACAGATGAAATAGGTTATAATAATTTATCCAATGACTTGTCTATTCAACTCATTAACCTGAGTAAAGAAAATATACAAGGTTTAATAATTGACTTACAAAATAATGGTGGTGGTAGTATTTATGAAGCTGTTAAAGTTTCAGGAATGTTTATCGATATTGGCCCTTTAGCTTTAATGACCACTAAAGAAAATAAAAATGAAATTTTGAGAGATTTCAATAGAGGTACTAATTATAAAGGCCCAATTGTTATTTTACAAAATAATCGTTCTGCATCAGCTAGTGAATTTTTTGCAAATGCTATACAAGATTATAAGAGAGGGATAATCATTGGCCAGCCAAGTTTTGGAAAAGCTTCAATGCAAGAAATTTTTCCTCTTTTTGAAAATTCAAAATCAACTGATTATTTAAAAATAACTAAAGAAAAGTTTTATAGAATTACAGGGAAAAGTCATCAAAATATAGGCAACCAACCAGATATATATATACCATCTATTCTAGACAATTATTCCAAAACCGAAAAAGACCTTCCTTTTGCATTTTTAAATGATGAAATTAATTCTTCAGTAAGATATCAAGTTTGGTATAAAAATTATCAAAAAGGTATAGAAAATAGCTCAAAAAGATTAGAAAATAATACCTATGTAGATAGAATCAATAATTTTAAAAAAATTGTTGACAAAATTTACAATTTTGATGATAAAAAAATAATACTTGATTTTAATAATGTTTTCGACTATATTCATAATAACGATAGCTTTTATAAAGAAGTAGAAGATTTTGAGAAAACTGAATATTTAAGTAAAATTAGAATCACTTTTGAAGATCATGATAAATTTAAGAATGATGAAATGATTTTATCTATTTTTGATGAAAGAATTAATAAACTTAAAACTAACTACCTTTTATTTGAAGCAGCAAATATTTTATACGACTTAAACAATTAATTTATGAAAAAACTAATTACTATTTCTTTATTATTACTTTCAACTACAATTAAAATTAACGCTCAAGAATTCAAAACTGCAGTTGACTATTTATCTTATGTTAATAATATTGAAGAGCCAATTTCTAAAGAAACTTGGAAATATACTAAAACCATTGCCCATTCAAAAAGTGCAAAGAGAATTGAAAACGTTAGAAAATCATTAA contains:
- a CDS encoding S41 family peptidase, translated to MKLFLPFFIFLFFIKINAQQAFCDKLERVNSLLKENHYSAKPLNDSLSYHVFNSFIESILDSRILFTKEEFNDLKKNQFELDNQINTNSCNFIFDFKSSFQKSLKRTLGFYEKLEKESFTYDSSENLSYSKNKPEYLSSEKEILNLLRKRTKMDILIDISTVSQNKDSLKKIFLSIEKDFKKRIIEQKKCIIDYYLSTPENFSNEIELSFLKSFVNYFDPHSDYFSENEKNIFINGVSEDNLTFGLHFLLNDDNEFYVAEIIPGSQAFKTKKIETQDKLLKIINNKNEIWANCSNINQILTLLNSKNTNQLEFHFKKNDGTIYKEILSKTNLKSIENKCYSLIIDNNGINYGYINIPSFYTDEIGYNNLSNDLSIQLINLSKENIQGLIIDLQNNGGGSIYEAVKVSGMFIDIGPLALMTTKENKNEILRDFNRGTNYKGPIVILQNNRSASASEFFANAIQDYKRGIIIGQPSFGKASMQEIFPLFENSKSTDYLKITKEKFYRITGKSHQNIGNQPDIYIPSILDNYSKTEKDLPFAFLNDEINSSVRYQVWYKNYQKGIENSSKRLENNTYVDRINNFKKIVDKIYNFDDKKIILDFNNVFDYIHNNDSFYKEVEDFEKTEYLSKIRITFEDHDKFKNDEMILSIFDERINKLKTNYLLFEAANILYDLNN